In the Bacteroidia bacterium genome, CAACATTTTCAAGCTGCCAATATTTAGTAATTAATAATTTTCCATTCTGATAAATTGCAGAACAAGCCGGAGGTAATCTAAGAATATCCCTATAAACAGTTTCATCTGCATAACCATTCCAACCAACAAGAAGCTGGGCGAGTTGAACTTTATTTATTTCTTTTGAAATTGTGGAAATAGAAAGCAATACAGATTTATTGCTTGAAAACGCGATAGAATCATTTGTTATTGAGTAATAAACTGCACTAACGCCCTGATGGTCACGCGCAATAAAGAGTTTTTTCTCGTACTTATCCCAAATTGCAAAAGTCCAATCACCAAATATTTTAGCCGGACTTTTTTCACCCCATTTCTCAAATGCAAATTGAAGCAATTTTGTATCTGGCAAAACTATTCTTTCTTCAGCTGTAATATTAAAAATGTCACAAAGCTCTTTTCTATTATCTAAACGAGCTTTCCCAATCATTATGAATCTTTGATTTCCAAAAGAAAAAGGTTGTTTATCGTAAACAGATTCCGGAGTGTCATAAAGCTGAACCCAGCCTAGTCCTATATTATTTTCAGTCCAAAGTGAATAATTATCTTGCGGAAAGTGCTTAACAGAACTATACATCTGTTCAAGCTCATGTTTTTCTAAGAAAACTCCTTCTTTTTTTATTATTCCGAAGATTACAGACATTAATATTGACTTTAATAAATACCCGTTTAATATCTCAAAAGTATTTTTGCGAATTTATGTATTTACGATGAGAGTTAAAATTAAAATAAAAAAGCGCACATAAATTTATGCACGCTTTTTAAATATAAGAAAATATTTTTTAGCCTATTTGAGCCTGATATTGATCTGCAGTAAGAAGATCGTTAAGCTCAGCAAGATTTGATAATTCGATTTTAATCATCCAGCCATCGCCGTATGGATCTTTATTAATAACATCTGGTGTAGCTTCAATTTTTTCATTTTTTTCTACTACTTTTCCAGAAACCGGCATATAAGAATCAGAAACTGTTTTAACAGCTTCAATTGTTCCAAAAGCTTCGCCTTTTGAAAGAGTTTCGCCAACTGTTTCAATTTCAACAAAAACTACATCGCCCAATTCACCTTGAGCAAAGTCTGTTACGCCTACAAAAGCGTTGTTACCTTCAACACGAATCCATTCGTGATCTTTAGTGTACTTTAAATTTGCTGGAACGTTCATTTTTTATATTTTTTTAAGATGATTTTACCAATCTCAAAAGTATTAAAAAACCCAATAATACAAAATATGTTTATTGTCATATTTTCAAAAAATGAATAATTAAATTTTATTATGAAAAAAAACATGATTAAAGTCGTCTTTTTATCACATTTTGGTTAATTTTGTACACCATTAAAAAAATGGAATAATTTTAATAATCAACAATAATATAAATAATTACAACAAATTTTTATTATGATTTTTAACATCGACATGATTAGAAAAGTGTATGCCAACTATAGCCAAAAAGTTGTAACTGCACGAAATCTCGTAAATGCTCCTTTAACACTTGCAGAAAAAATTCTTTACACTCACCTTTATGATAATGAAGCAAAAAATGCTTTTACCAGAGGTAAAGATTATGTAAATTTCAATCCTGATCGCGTTGCTATGCAGGATGCAACTGCTCAAATGGCATTGCTGCAATTTATGATGGCAGGAAAACCAACAACAGCTGTTCCTTCTTCTGTTCATGCCGACCATTTGATTCAGGCAAAAGTTGAAGCGGGCGTTGATTTGGCTCATGCAAACATTACTAATCGTGAAGTTTACGATTTTTTAAGTTCTATCAGTAATAAATATGGTATAGATTTCTGGAAACCAGGTGCAGGTATTATTCATCAGGTGGTTTTAGAAAATTACGCTTTCCCGGGTGGGATGATGATTGGAACTGATTCTCATACTGTTAATGCAGGCGGATTAGGAATGTTGGCAATTGGAGTTGGCGGTGCAGACGCAGTTGATGTTATGGCTGGTATGGCATGGGAACTTAAATTTCCTAAATTAATAGGTATTAAATTAACAGGTAAACTAAATGGCTGGACATCTGCAAAAGACGTTATCTTAAAAGTTGCAGGAATACTTACAGTTAAAGGTGGTACAGGTGCAATAGTAGAATATTTTGGCGATGGTGCAAAATCACTTTCATGCACTGGAAAAGCAACAATTTGTAACATGGGTGCAGAAATTGGCGCAACATGCTCAACATTTGGGTATGATGAATCAATGGAACGTTTCTTACGTGCTACAGGAAGAAATGAAGTTGCTGATTTAGCAAACACTATTAAATCTGATTTAACCGGCGATGCTGAAGTTTATGCAAACCCGGAAAAATATTTTGATCAGGTATTAGAAATTAATCTTTCTGAATTAGAACCTTATTTAAATGGACCATTCACTCCAGACAGAGCTACTCCAATTTCTAAAATGAAAGAAGAAGCTGCTAAAAATGGCTGGCCAACAAAAGTTGAAGTTGGTTTAATTGGTTCATGCACAAATTCATCATACGAAGATATATCACGTTCTGCTTCAATTGCAAAACAAGCGGGTGAAAAAAACATTAAAGTAAAAGCTGAATTCACAATAACACCTGGCTCTGAACAGGTTCATCACTTGATTAAACGCGATGGTTTTATTGATATTTTCGATAAAATTGGCGGAAAAGTTTTTGCAAATGCTTGTGGTCCATGTATTGGTCAGTGGGACAGAGAAGGTGCAGATAAAGGAGAAAAAAATACAATTGTTCATTCTTTCAACCGTAATTTCTCCAAACGAGCAGATGGAAACCCAAACACTCATGCTTTTGTAGCATCGCCAGAATTGGTTACAGCATTAGCAATTGCAGGTGATTTAACTTTTAATCCCATTACAGACACAATTAAAAACGAATCAGGACAGGATGTTAAACTAGATGCACCTCAGGGATTAGAACTTCCTCCAAAAGGATTTGAAGTTATTGAAAGTTGTTATCAGGCACCAGCTGCAGATGGTTCATCTGTTGTAATTAAAGTTGATGAAAAATCTGACAGACTTCAATTGTTAGCTCCATTTGCAGAATGGAATGGTGAAAATTACAAAGAATTACCTTTATTAATTAAGGCAAAAGGTAAATGCACAACCGATCATATTTCAATGGCTGGTC is a window encoding:
- the gcvH gene encoding glycine cleavage system protein GcvH, translating into MNVPANLKYTKDHEWIRVEGNNAFVGVTDFAQGELGDVVFVEIETVGETLSKGEAFGTIEAVKTVSDSYMPVSGKVVEKNEKIEATPDVINKDPYGDGWMIKIELSNLAELNDLLTADQYQAQIG
- a CDS encoding aconitate hydratase, with product MIFNIDMIRKVYANYSQKVVTARNLVNAPLTLAEKILYTHLYDNEAKNAFTRGKDYVNFNPDRVAMQDATAQMALLQFMMAGKPTTAVPSSVHADHLIQAKVEAGVDLAHANITNREVYDFLSSISNKYGIDFWKPGAGIIHQVVLENYAFPGGMMIGTDSHTVNAGGLGMLAIGVGGADAVDVMAGMAWELKFPKLIGIKLTGKLNGWTSAKDVILKVAGILTVKGGTGAIVEYFGDGAKSLSCTGKATICNMGAEIGATCSTFGYDESMERFLRATGRNEVADLANTIKSDLTGDAEVYANPEKYFDQVLEINLSELEPYLNGPFTPDRATPISKMKEEAAKNGWPTKVEVGLIGSCTNSSYEDISRSASIAKQAGEKNIKVKAEFTITPGSEQVHHLIKRDGFIDIFDKIGGKVFANACGPCIGQWDREGADKGEKNTIVHSFNRNFSKRADGNPNTHAFVASPELVTALAIAGDLTFNPITDTIKNESGQDVKLDAPQGLELPPKGFEVIESCYQAPAADGSSVVIKVDEKSDRLQLLAPFAEWNGENYKELPLLIKAKGKCTTDHISMAGPWLSYRGHLENISNNMLIGAVNNFTEKTNSVKNLLTGEYNEVPKVARAYKAQGIGSVVVGDENYGEGSSREHAAMEPRHLNVKAVLVKSFARIHETNLKKQGMLALTFIDKADYEKIQENDKIDIMGLHKFAPGKNLLVVLHHADGTKEEFEVAHTYNEMQIGWFKAGSALNLIAKQAQMSKA